From the Pseudomonas sp. SORT22 genome, one window contains:
- a CDS encoding AAA family ATPase — protein MKILAIRLKNLASLEGPIEIDFSAEPLASAGLFAITGPTGAGKSTLLDALCLALFGAVPRLSNIGRETKVPEVDSDILTSDPRTLLRRGSGSGFAEVDFVGIDSRRYRARWETNRARDKANGKLQGSRQSLHDLDSEQLLSNQSKAEYKQLIESRLGLNFEQFTRAVMLAQSEFSAFLKADDKERSELLEKLTNTAIYSQLGRRAYSKSKEAEEAHKALQDQASGVLPMAAEARAELDLHYTQALDGFKAEQAQLRLLEQQRSWLSELLQLQEQVQAASAQLHSAQHHHDSLHGERLKLARLEQLAPQRHQFARQQALNAQLSPLAASIAAQRQQHEQLQGRQQQLQDEQAKAREALGLALAQQSDSAPALRQAFAEQNTLTRLQQELTNSTGLKQQAEQASAEGQQQLLSLNEQQRLSEQRLQQIGAQLEQSVALAGLSEAWNAYRHRLQQLMQLGNRLNQGRAELPGLQQRASEAHAQLETQRAALALLYREAEAEPEALAEQIGLLGELLQKNRQQQRQVEELSRLWSNQQELEQRLQALRERQQAALQQREQLISEGLNSKNQLTAAEQALNLTRQLLERQRLARSQSVEELRAQLQDDQPCPVCGSQEHPYHQPEALLQSLGRHDQNEEANAQQVVDGLKKQLDELRTQLGGVNGQIKEYLHQQEQLGSQQQALLPSLQAHPLYPSLAAQDASQRSTWLDLQARNLNHDIGRDEQRQNALLTLQKDASRLQQQLQAAQEASQQASQHLSQQQTALASDEERLEQELGSFASLLPADILNDLRQEPAAAFMRLDQQLALRLDLLQRQKDEQQEHAERQQSLDKAQLQQQARVQKHEELQQQCTELEHQHQSSRDSLTALLGEQASAEHWQQHLEQAVEHARQAETQALQQLQQTQAQLIELAAELKAKDERLSNLEQEHNEVRAQIEQWRQGHPELDDSGLEQLLALDDNAVAQLRQGLQDAEKAIEQARTLLQERQQRLDQHQAQGNAELTREALEQVIDSLQLQLAASEQTCAELRAAQAEDQRRQLAHQALAERIASAYGEWQRWARLNALIGSATGDTFRKIAQGYNLDLLVHHANAQLRQLARRYRLKRGGSLLGLLVLDTEMGDELRSVHSLSGGETFLVSLALALGLASMASSTLRIESLFIDEGFGSLDPESLQLAMDALDGLQAQGRKVAVISHVQEMHERIPVQIQVRRQGNGLSTVEVSG, from the coding sequence ATGAAGATTCTCGCCATCCGCCTGAAGAACCTGGCCTCCCTGGAAGGCCCGATCGAGATCGACTTCAGCGCCGAGCCGCTGGCCAGCGCCGGCCTGTTCGCCATTACCGGACCTACCGGCGCCGGCAAGAGCACCCTGCTCGATGCCCTGTGCCTGGCGCTGTTCGGCGCGGTGCCGCGGCTGAGCAACATCGGCCGCGAAACCAAAGTGCCGGAAGTCGACAGCGACATCCTTACCAGCGACCCGCGCACCCTGCTGCGTCGGGGTTCGGGCAGCGGCTTTGCCGAGGTGGATTTCGTCGGCATCGACAGTCGTCGCTACCGCGCCCGCTGGGAAACCAACCGCGCCCGCGACAAGGCCAACGGCAAGCTGCAAGGCAGCCGCCAGAGCCTGCATGACCTGGACAGCGAGCAACTGCTGAGCAACCAGAGCAAGGCCGAATACAAGCAACTGATCGAGTCGCGCCTGGGACTTAATTTCGAGCAGTTCACCCGTGCCGTGATGCTCGCCCAGAGCGAGTTCAGCGCCTTCCTCAAGGCCGATGACAAAGAGCGCAGCGAGCTGCTGGAAAAGCTCACCAACACGGCGATCTACAGCCAGTTGGGGCGCCGCGCCTACAGCAAGAGCAAAGAAGCCGAAGAGGCGCACAAAGCCCTGCAGGACCAGGCCAGCGGCGTGCTGCCCATGGCCGCCGAGGCTCGCGCCGAACTGGACCTGCACTACACCCAAGCGCTCGACGGGTTCAAGGCCGAACAGGCGCAACTGCGCCTGCTCGAACAGCAACGCAGCTGGCTCAGCGAGCTGCTGCAACTGCAAGAGCAAGTGCAGGCCGCCAGCGCGCAACTGCACAGCGCCCAACACCACCACGATAGCCTGCACGGTGAGCGGCTGAAGCTTGCGCGCCTGGAACAGTTGGCGCCGCAGCGTCACCAGTTCGCCCGCCAGCAGGCGCTCAATGCCCAGCTCAGCCCGCTGGCCGCGAGTATCGCCGCGCAGCGCCAGCAACATGAGCAGTTGCAAGGCCGTCAGCAGCAGCTGCAGGACGAACAGGCCAAGGCCCGCGAAGCCCTGGGCCTGGCCCTGGCACAACAAAGCGACAGCGCACCTGCGCTACGCCAGGCCTTTGCCGAACAAAACACCCTGACCCGTTTGCAGCAGGAGCTGACCAACAGCACAGGGCTCAAGCAGCAGGCCGAACAGGCCAGTGCCGAAGGCCAGCAACAGCTGCTGAGCCTCAATGAGCAGCAACGCCTGAGCGAACAACGCTTGCAGCAGATCGGCGCGCAGCTTGAGCAAAGCGTGGCGCTGGCTGGCTTGAGCGAAGCCTGGAATGCCTATCGCCACCGCCTGCAGCAACTGATGCAACTGGGCAACCGCCTAAACCAGGGCCGTGCCGAACTGCCGGGCCTGCAGCAACGCGCCAGCGAGGCCCACGCCCAGCTTGAAACGCAACGCGCCGCCCTGGCCCTGCTCTACCGCGAAGCCGAGGCCGAACCCGAGGCACTGGCCGAACAGATCGGCCTGCTTGGCGAGCTGTTGCAGAAAAACCGCCAGCAGCAACGCCAGGTCGAAGAACTGAGCCGGCTGTGGAGCAACCAGCAAGAGCTCGAACAGCGCCTGCAAGCCCTGCGCGAACGCCAGCAAGCTGCCCTGCAACAACGCGAACAGCTGATCAGCGAAGGCCTCAATAGCAAAAACCAGCTGACCGCCGCCGAACAGGCGCTGAACCTCACTCGCCAGTTGCTCGAACGCCAGCGCCTGGCCCGCAGCCAGAGCGTCGAAGAACTGCGCGCGCAATTGCAGGACGACCAGCCCTGTCCGGTCTGCGGTAGCCAGGAACACCCTTACCATCAGCCCGAAGCCCTGCTGCAAAGCCTCGGCCGCCACGACCAGAACGAAGAAGCCAATGCCCAGCAGGTGGTCGACGGGCTGAAGAAGCAACTCGATGAGCTGCGCACGCAACTGGGCGGGGTCAACGGCCAGATCAAGGAGTACCTGCACCAGCAGGAGCAACTGGGCAGCCAGCAACAGGCGCTGCTGCCCAGCCTCCAAGCGCACCCGCTGTACCCGTCGCTGGCCGCTCAGGACGCAAGCCAGCGCAGCACCTGGCTGGACTTGCAGGCACGCAACCTGAACCACGACATCGGTCGTGACGAGCAGCGCCAGAACGCCCTGCTGACCCTGCAAAAAGACGCCAGCCGCCTGCAACAGCAGCTGCAGGCAGCCCAAGAAGCCAGCCAGCAGGCCAGCCAGCACCTGAGCCAGCAGCAAACAGCGCTGGCCAGTGACGAAGAACGCCTGGAACAGGAACTGGGCAGCTTCGCCAGCCTGTTGCCCGCTGACATCCTCAACGACCTGCGCCAGGAGCCGGCCGCCGCCTTCATGCGCCTGGACCAGCAACTGGCCCTGCGCCTGGATCTTTTGCAACGGCAAAAGGACGAACAGCAGGAACATGCCGAGCGCCAGCAGAGCCTGGACAAAGCCCAGCTGCAGCAACAGGCGCGGGTACAAAAACACGAAGAGCTGCAACAACAGTGCACTGAGCTGGAACACCAGCATCAAAGCAGCCGCGACAGCCTCACCGCCCTGCTCGGCGAACAGGCCAGCGCCGAACACTGGCAGCAGCATCTGGAACAGGCCGTGGAGCACGCACGCCAGGCTGAAACCCAGGCGCTGCAACAACTGCAGCAAACCCAGGCGCAACTGATCGAACTGGCCGCCGAGCTCAAGGCCAAAGACGAACGCCTGAGCAACCTGGAACAGGAACACAACGAGGTTCGCGCGCAGATCGAACAATGGCGCCAGGGCCACCCGGAACTGGACGATAGCGGTCTGGAGCAATTGCTGGCACTGGACGACAACGCCGTAGCGCAGCTGCGTCAGGGTCTGCAGGACGCCGAAAAAGCCATCGAACAGGCCCGTACCCTGCTGCAGGAGCGCCAGCAGCGCCTGGACCAGCATCAGGCCCAGGGCAACGCCGAGCTCACCCGCGAAGCCCTGGAGCAGGTAATCGACAGCCTGCAGCTACAGCTGGCGGCCAGCGAACAGACCTGCGCCGAACTGCGTGCCGCCCAGGCTGAAGACCAGCGCCGGCAACTGGCGCACCAGGCCCTGGCCGAACGGATCGCCAGCGCCTACGGCGAATGGCAGCGCTGGGCGCGGCTCAACGCCCTGATCGGCTCGGCCACCGGCGACACCTTCCGCAAGATCGCCCAGGGCTACAACCTCGACCTGCTGGTGCACCACGCCAACGCCCAATTGCGTCAGCTGGCCCGGCGCTACCGGCTCAAGCGCGGTGGCAGCCTGCTCGGTTTGCTGGTGCTGGACACGGAAATGGGCGACGAGCTGCGCTCGGTGCATTCGCTGTCGGGCGGTGAAACCTTCCTGGTCTCGCTGGCCCTGGCCCTGGGCCTGGCATCGATGGCCTCAAGCACCTTGCGCATCGAGTCGCTGTTCATCGACGAAGGCTTCGGCAGCCTTGATCCGGAGTCGCTGCAACTGGCCATGGACGCCCTCGACGGCCTGCAGGCCCAGGGCCGCAAGGTCGCGGTGATCTCCCACGTACAGGAAATGCACGAGCGTATCCCGGTGCAGATCCAGGTGCGTCGCCAGGGCAATGGCCTGAGCACGGTGGAGGTCAGCGGATGA
- a CDS encoding BatD family protein — translation MSRVCVLVFSLFIALQVQAAALLASVDRTRLNAGETLELTLETQDVTQFGKPDLTPLDASFEVRGTRQVNSLNSLDENSANTRWIITLLPRQSGSVEIPALQLGEVRSQPISLQIQANEISSENHGPVFIDASLDQPEVYVQAQAVLTLSIYHSVPLYDDSSLSPLQLDNARVEPLGESRTFEKVIDGVRHGVIEMRYAIYPQQSGDLKIPALTFSATAAQNDAEQELNTPRAGKQVQVSSTPLVLTVDPIPADYPADTPWLPANSLTLEEHWSPDPAQQQTQIGDSLTRTVILQAEGLSSAQLPPLPGTEVSGLRRYPDQPQLRNQVNDRGLLGVREEREALVPTHAGRLELPSQEVVWWNTREDHLERSNLPARSLQIEDNPALSADKPASVDPVTVHTYLLWPWQLSTLVLALTTLLGFALWWRARSQPAVLRAAQSGPSPRTLLDDLKRACQANDPQATRQALDAWARQQPETLAEMAARFVPLSDALDGLNGALYSESGQYWQGEELWRAIGTIPAAEQVQPAQSENGSLPPLYPK, via the coding sequence ATGAGTCGCGTCTGCGTCCTGGTCTTCAGCCTCTTTATCGCCCTGCAGGTGCAGGCGGCGGCGCTGCTCGCCAGTGTCGACCGCACCCGCCTGAATGCCGGCGAAACCCTTGAGCTGACCCTCGAGACCCAGGATGTCACCCAATTCGGCAAGCCCGACCTGACGCCGCTCGATGCCAGCTTCGAAGTGCGTGGCACCCGCCAGGTCAACAGCCTCAACAGCCTCGACGAGAACAGCGCCAACACCCGCTGGATCATCACCCTGTTGCCACGCCAGAGCGGCAGCGTGGAAATTCCCGCTCTGCAACTGGGCGAGGTGCGCAGCCAGCCGATCAGCCTGCAGATCCAGGCCAACGAGATCAGCAGCGAAAACCACGGGCCGGTGTTCATCGACGCCAGCCTCGACCAGCCCGAGGTTTACGTCCAGGCCCAGGCGGTGCTGACCCTGAGCATCTATCACTCGGTGCCGCTGTACGACGACAGCAGCCTCAGCCCGCTGCAGCTGGACAACGCCAGGGTCGAGCCGCTGGGTGAGTCGCGCACCTTCGAAAAAGTCATCGACGGTGTGCGCCACGGCGTGATCGAGATGCGCTATGCAATTTACCCGCAGCAAAGCGGCGACCTGAAAATCCCGGCCCTGACCTTCAGCGCCACCGCCGCGCAGAACGACGCCGAGCAGGAACTCAACACCCCGCGCGCCGGCAAGCAGGTGCAGGTCAGCTCGACGCCGCTGGTGTTGACGGTCGACCCGATCCCGGCCGATTACCCAGCCGATACACCGTGGCTGCCGGCCAACAGCCTGACCCTGGAAGAACACTGGAGCCCGGACCCGGCCCAGCAACAGACGCAAATCGGCGACTCGCTGACCCGCACCGTGATCCTCCAGGCCGAGGGTTTGTCCAGCGCCCAGTTGCCACCACTGCCCGGCACTGAAGTGAGCGGCCTGCGTCGCTACCCGGACCAGCCGCAACTGCGCAACCAGGTCAATGACCGCGGCCTGCTCGGGGTGCGTGAAGAGCGCGAAGCGCTGGTACCGACCCACGCCGGCAGGCTGGAACTGCCGAGCCAGGAAGTGGTCTGGTGGAACACCCGCGAAGATCATCTGGAACGCAGCAATCTGCCGGCGCGCAGCCTGCAGATCGAGGACAACCCGGCGCTGAGCGCCGACAAGCCGGCCAGCGTCGACCCGGTCACGGTGCACACCTACCTGCTCTGGCCCTGGCAACTGAGTACCCTGGTGCTGGCCCTGACCACCCTGCTGGGCTTTGCCCTGTGGTGGCGGGCGCGCTCGCAACCGGCGGTGCTACGCGCGGCGCAAAGCGGGCCGAGCCCGCGCACCCTGCTAGATGACCTCAAGCGCGCGTGCCAGGCCAACGACCCTCAAGCGACGCGCCAGGCCCTGGATGCCTGGGCGCGCCAGCAACCGGAAACCCTGGCCGAGATGGCCGCGCGTTTCGTGCCGCTGTCCGATGCCCTCGATGGCCTCAACGGCGCGCTGTACAGCGAAAGCGGGCAGTATTGGCAAGGCGAAGAATTATGGCGGGCCATCGGTACCATCCCGGCCGCCGAGCAGGTCCAGCCTGCACAAAGCGAGAACGGCAGCTTGCCGCCGCTGTACCCCAAATAA
- a CDS encoding exonuclease SbcCD subunit D C-terminal domain-containing protein, whose amino-acid sequence MRLFHTSDWHLGQTLHGQERDFEHACFLEWLLGQLKLRQPDALLIAGDIFDTVNPPVKAQERLYDFIVQAHEQQPKLTIVMIAGNHDSGSRIELPAPLMRSLRTHALGRVQWLDEGELDSERLLIPLTNAKGKVAAWCLALPFLRPAEVTGAHLGDDYLRGIAQVHEKLIAAALQRRKNGQALIAVSHAHMAGGSISEDSERSLIIGNAEALPARLFAPEISYVALGHLHKPQKVNREERIRYSGSPIPLSFSEIGYQHQVLEIELDGAKLASVESRLVPRAVHLQRLGPAPLAEVLEQLAELPVVDLLDDPQRQPWLEIRVRLDEPLPDLRAQLEGALHGKAVRLVRIAAEYAGNGRSADDSSADLLELGQLTPHELFSRAWEQAYGNAVDEQTLADFALLLQDVQQEQEQP is encoded by the coding sequence ATGCGTCTGTTTCACACCTCCGACTGGCACCTGGGTCAAACCCTGCACGGCCAGGAACGCGACTTCGAACACGCCTGCTTTCTCGAGTGGCTGCTCGGCCAGCTCAAGCTGCGCCAGCCCGATGCCCTGCTGATTGCCGGCGACATCTTCGACACCGTCAACCCGCCGGTCAAAGCCCAGGAACGGCTCTACGACTTCATCGTCCAGGCCCACGAACAGCAGCCCAAGCTGACCATCGTGATGATTGCCGGCAACCATGACTCCGGTTCGCGCATCGAGTTGCCGGCGCCGCTGATGCGCAGCCTGCGCACCCACGCCCTGGGCCGTGTGCAATGGCTGGATGAAGGCGAGCTGGACAGCGAGCGCCTGCTGATTCCGCTGACCAACGCCAAGGGCAAGGTCGCCGCCTGGTGCCTGGCGCTGCCGTTTTTGCGCCCGGCAGAAGTCACCGGTGCGCACCTGGGCGATGACTACCTGCGCGGCATCGCCCAGGTCCACGAAAAACTCATCGCCGCCGCCCTGCAACGACGCAAAAACGGCCAGGCGCTGATTGCCGTGAGCCATGCCCACATGGCCGGCGGCTCGATCTCGGAAGACTCCGAACGCAGCCTGATCATCGGCAACGCCGAAGCCTTGCCGGCGCGGCTGTTCGCCCCGGAGATCAGCTACGTCGCCCTCGGCCACCTGCACAAACCGCAGAAGGTCAACCGCGAAGAGCGCATCCGCTACAGCGGCTCGCCGATCCCGCTGTCGTTCTCGGAAATCGGCTATCAGCACCAGGTTCTGGAAATCGAACTGGACGGCGCCAAGCTTGCCAGCGTCGAATCGCGCCTGGTGCCGCGCGCCGTGCACCTGCAACGCCTGGGCCCGGCGCCGCTGGCCGAGGTGCTGGAGCAACTGGCCGAGCTGCCGGTGGTCGACCTGCTCGACGACCCGCAGCGCCAACCCTGGCTGGAGATCCGCGTACGCCTGGACGAACCCCTGCCCGACCTGCGCGCGCAACTTGAAGGCGCCCTGCACGGCAAGGCCGTGCGCCTGGTGCGCATCGCCGCCGAGTATGCCGGCAACGGCCGTAGCGCAGACGACAGCAGCGCCGACCTGCTGGAACTCGGCCAACTGACCCCGCACGAGCTGTTCAGCCGCGCCTGGGAGCAGGCCTACGGCAACGCCGTCGATGAACAGACCCTGGCCGACTTTGCCCTGTTGCTGCAGGACGTCCAGCAGGAGCAAGAACAGCCATGA